The Acidobacteriota bacterium sequence ACAGGCTTTGGCGTGCCGCGTAAGGGCCCGTGCGATGCTGCCGCGGAGACCGTCAGCGCGATACCTTCGTCCGGGTCGTTAGTGCGGTGGCGGTCTTAGGAGGGCGCCCGCCGAGCCGGCCATTGGCACGCGAGGCTCGTGCCTTTGCGTCGCTGCGCTTCGCGCCTACCAAAGCGGCAGCACCAACGACGCTGACTCGCGTCTTTCCTTGTTGGGACACGCGTGCGACACGGACTCGTGCGCCTGGACGACTCGCCGGGTGCGCGATCAGGTACTCGGTCAGCACCGCACGGATGGCGCGCTCGGCTTTCGCGTGTGAATCGGCTGCGGCATACACCGGCAGCCCAGGCACGTACGCGCTCACGGCGCCGTTCTCTTCGGTTTCGAGGACGATCGGGTAGAGCATAGTCATTCGACACCCGCCTCGCGCAGGATCCGATTGCCGAGCCGCCCGGCATCCTTCTTGGTGTGCACCGCCACCCACACTTCCTTGCCTGTGGTGGGGTGCTTCAGCAGCAAGTGGCTGCCCTTCCCGGACCGGACCTCGACGAACCCCGCAGCCTTCAGCTTACGGATCACCTCAGCCC is a genomic window containing:
- a CDS encoding type II toxin-antitoxin system HicA family toxin, with translation MTWAEVIRKLKAAGFVEVRSGKGSHLLLKHPTTGKEVWVAVHTKKDAGRLGNRILREAGVE